From one Sulfurimonas sp. HSL-3221 genomic stretch:
- a CDS encoding glycosyl hydrolase — translation MKPPYAWDFHSDQPYQLKDRALKHRLRKAQRASLVKTALSGLLWLPLALLAMPFLRRHPIDAPRFAGLVVDPLRAPDATLKAVASLGVEELLIRVKLWERSELDSIVSFVRQLEGKQLFFVLMQDREHIEDAALRKETLEQTFTALSPFGNRFQIGTTLNRAKWGFASVNEYLDFFKTAQHLRDDAFPELQLIGPGVIDFEYHFAAHALFNLRGVRFDAVNALLYVDRRGAPENTQAGCDLPCKINFLSSLVMLSPRAKRPLYLTEANWPLTGTAPYAPTSEKECVDEETYASYMVRYYLLALATQQVATVYWHQLAAPGYGLVDTREGWRERPAFHAFKTMTSLLKEARHIALQQRRERFEMVLQRPEGLLRIFWTNGTEYTQHFAEPRHFIGRDGNPFTTDALTVAGAPVYLIEKDEA, via the coding sequence ATGAAACCGCCGTACGCATGGGATTTCCACTCCGATCAGCCTTATCAGCTCAAAGACCGCGCCCTCAAACACAGGCTGCGCAAAGCGCAACGTGCCTCCCTCGTCAAAACGGCGCTCTCGGGCCTGCTATGGCTGCCGCTGGCCCTCCTGGCCATGCCCTTCCTGCGCCGCCACCCTATTGACGCCCCCCGCTTTGCCGGGCTGGTCGTCGACCCTTTGCGCGCGCCGGACGCCACGTTGAAAGCGGTCGCTTCGCTCGGTGTCGAGGAGCTGTTGATCCGGGTCAAACTCTGGGAGCGCAGCGAACTGGACAGTATCGTCTCTTTCGTCAGGCAGCTTGAGGGGAAACAGCTCTTTTTCGTCCTGATGCAGGACCGCGAACACATTGAGGACGCCGCACTGCGAAAAGAGACGCTCGAACAGACCTTTACCGCCCTTTCCCCCTTCGGGAACCGCTTTCAGATCGGGACCACCCTCAACCGTGCCAAATGGGGGTTTGCCAGTGTCAACGAATACCTGGATTTTTTCAAAACGGCGCAGCATCTCCGTGACGATGCTTTCCCGGAGCTGCAACTTATCGGCCCGGGCGTCATTGATTTTGAATACCACTTCGCCGCCCACGCCCTTTTCAACCTCCGCGGTGTTCGCTTCGATGCCGTCAATGCCCTGCTCTACGTCGACCGCCGCGGGGCGCCGGAAAACACCCAGGCCGGGTGCGACCTCCCCTGCAAGATCAACTTTCTCTCCTCCCTGGTGATGCTCTCCCCCCGTGCAAAGCGTCCCCTTTACCTCACGGAGGCGAACTGGCCGCTGACGGGGACGGCCCCTTATGCACCGACCAGCGAAAAGGAGTGCGTCGACGAGGAGACCTACGCTTCGTACATGGTGCGCTACTACCTGCTCGCCCTGGCCACGCAGCAGGTCGCGACCGTCTACTGGCACCAGCTCGCCGCCCCGGGCTACGGTCTCGTCGATACGCGGGAAGGCTGGCGGGAACGCCCGGCATTTCACGCCTTCAAAACCATGACTTCCCTGTTGAAAGAGGCGCGGCACATCGCCCTTCAGCAGCGCCGCGAACGGTTCGAAATGGTGCTGCAGCGCCCCGAAGGCCTGCTGCGCATCTTCTGGACGAACGGGACCGAGTATACCCAGCACTTTGCCGAGCCCCGCCACTTTATCGGCCGTGACGGCAACCCCTTTACGACGGATGCCCTCACGGTCGCCGGCGCCCCGGTCTATCTGATTGAAAAGGACGAAGCGTGA
- the waaF gene encoding lipopolysaccharide heptosyltransferase II — MKLLIILPNWLGDALMATAAIESLCECYPQARLTLVGSYVAIEALKHHPMCVNAYVDETKKGGNRLANTYRFAKTIGRHDAAVSFRNQLHASLLLRWTGTPRSVARASWHARLLLSDAVALSREEHLTAQYQRLADRLCGTETVPGPLRLFIPPHTFERPTLGINPGATYGSAKRWYPEKFAAVAAHFADRYDIVIFGGPGETAMAEAIEKDLQARGVGNYRNLAGKTTITELCAAVGGLSLFVTNDSGPMHVAAAYRVPTVAIFGPTRHKETCQWGNPKSAIVRHDMECAPCMKRECPLKHHECMKSIEAYEVIEAAEKLIV, encoded by the coding sequence GTGAAACTGCTGATCATCCTGCCCAACTGGCTCGGCGACGCGCTCATGGCCACGGCCGCCATCGAGTCACTCTGCGAATGCTACCCCCAGGCGCGGCTGACCCTGGTCGGCTCCTATGTCGCTATCGAAGCGCTCAAACACCACCCGATGTGTGTCAATGCCTACGTTGACGAGACAAAGAAGGGCGGGAACCGCCTTGCCAACACCTACCGCTTCGCCAAAACGATCGGCCGCCATGACGCCGCCGTCAGCTTCCGCAACCAGCTGCACGCCTCGCTACTGCTGCGCTGGACGGGGACCCCCAGAAGCGTCGCCCGTGCGAGCTGGCATGCGCGGCTGCTGCTCAGCGACGCCGTCGCCCTTTCGCGCGAGGAGCATCTGACGGCGCAGTACCAGCGGCTGGCCGACCGCCTCTGCGGCACCGAAACCGTGCCGGGGCCGCTGCGCCTCTTCATCCCGCCCCACACCTTTGAACGGCCGACGCTCGGCATCAACCCGGGGGCGACCTACGGTTCGGCCAAGCGGTGGTACCCCGAAAAGTTCGCCGCCGTCGCCGCCCACTTCGCCGACCGCTACGACATCGTCATCTTCGGCGGTCCCGGCGAAACGGCCATGGCGGAGGCGATTGAAAAGGATCTGCAGGCACGGGGGGTGGGGAACTACCGCAACCTTGCCGGAAAAACGACCATCACCGAACTCTGCGCCGCTGTCGGGGGACTTTCGCTCTTTGTCACCAACGACAGCGGTCCGATGCACGTCGCGGCCGCCTACCGCGTCCCCACCGTCGCGATCTTCGGCCCGACGCGCCACAAAGAGACCTGCCAGTGGGGCAACCCCAAAAGCGCCATCGTCCGCCACGACATGGAGTGCGCCCCCTGCATGAAACGCGAATGTCCCCTTAAACACCATGAATGTATGAAATCGATTGAAGCGTATGAAGTCATTGAGGCAGCAGAAAAACTTATTGTCTGA
- a CDS encoding YfaZ family outer membrane protein, with amino-acid sequence MLKTLVTTLALGCSLFAMHEAELNLNNYDLNAKLDFDMGQFNDAVDPETVFLGARYLRGSYHHSDELRDKDHDLFDAHFAVAQRLSGTDALTLGLGVKFVYTSIEGYDFDALPIGVFARYELPLNLPVPFIVGGALYYAPEVLAWQDAKNYLEYDLSLDIRIIDRAAVTAGYRKIDTDFDLPGGDFTFNEAWYVGVKFRF; translated from the coding sequence ATGCTGAAAACTTTGGTAACCACGCTGGCGCTCGGCTGCTCGCTGTTCGCGATGCACGAAGCGGAACTGAACCTGAACAACTACGATCTCAATGCGAAGCTCGACTTTGACATGGGACAGTTCAACGATGCCGTCGATCCGGAGACGGTCTTTCTCGGGGCCCGTTACCTCCGCGGCTCCTATCATCACAGCGACGAACTCCGCGACAAGGACCACGATCTCTTCGATGCGCACTTTGCCGTAGCGCAGCGTCTCTCGGGCACCGATGCCCTGACCCTCGGGCTCGGGGTGAAATTCGTCTATACCTCGATCGAAGGGTACGATTTTGACGCCCTGCCGATCGGTGTTTTTGCGCGTTACGAGCTGCCGCTGAACCTGCCGGTTCCCTTTATCGTGGGCGGGGCGCTCTATTACGCACCGGAGGTGCTGGCGTGGCAGGATGCGAAGAACTACCTCGAATACGACCTCTCCCTCGATATCCGGATCATCGACCGCGCCGCGGTGACGGCGGGCTACCGGAAAATCGATACGGATTTCGATCTCCCCGGCGGGGACTTCACCTTCAACGAGGCGTGGTACGTCGGCGTCAAGTTCCGCTTTTAA
- the rfaE1 gene encoding D-glycero-beta-D-manno-heptose-7-phosphate kinase — MIQLLRNSRPNILVVGDLMIDHYLWGRAERISPEAPVQVVDVANETTVLGGAGNVINNLIALGASVSVASAIGDDANGKELTLMLKSIGVKTEGLVTQPGRKTSKKSRVIAANQQILRYDKESKDAITEGSEAKILAAVEKDLFLYDIIILSDYGKGVLTPTLAQGVITRARAGGKKVLVDPKGRDYTKYRGAHLLTPNKKEAIEATGIEIKDDESLKAALLWLKSECGLDRSMITLSEDGIAIFDEKLKRFPTVAQEVYDVTGAGDTVIASIAFALSSGLSIDDAARFANLAAGVVVGKIGSATVTLDEIEEYEAMLHQSSSDAHIKSFEEIDRIVNRCRAGGKRIVFTNGCFDILHVGHVKYLQVAKSFGDILIVGLNADASVRALKGPSRPVNSEDDRAYILAALESVDYVVKFGDDTPYELIKMLRPDVLVKGGDYEGKAVVGTEFAGELKLVDFVEGKSTTKTIARIQEGTTC; from the coding sequence ATGATCCAGTTGCTGCGTAACAGCCGTCCCAATATCCTCGTCGTCGGCGATCTGATGATCGACCACTACCTCTGGGGCCGGGCGGAACGCATCTCCCCCGAGGCGCCGGTGCAGGTCGTCGACGTCGCTAACGAGACGACGGTACTGGGCGGGGCGGGCAACGTCATCAACAACCTGATCGCCCTGGGCGCCTCCGTCAGCGTCGCTTCGGCTATCGGGGACGACGCCAACGGCAAGGAGCTGACGCTGATGCTCAAAAGCATCGGGGTGAAGACGGAGGGACTGGTGACGCAGCCGGGCCGCAAGACGAGCAAAAAGAGCCGCGTCATCGCCGCGAACCAGCAGATCCTGCGCTACGACAAAGAGTCCAAGGACGCCATTACGGAGGGCTCCGAGGCGAAGATCCTCGCCGCAGTCGAGAAGGACCTTTTCCTCTACGACATCATTATTCTCTCCGATTACGGCAAAGGGGTGCTCACCCCGACCTTGGCACAGGGGGTCATCACCCGCGCACGCGCGGGGGGCAAGAAGGTGCTCGTCGATCCGAAAGGGCGCGACTACACGAAGTATCGCGGCGCGCACCTGCTCACCCCCAACAAAAAAGAGGCGATCGAGGCGACCGGCATCGAGATCAAAGACGACGAAAGTCTCAAGGCGGCGCTGCTGTGGCTGAAAAGCGAGTGCGGCCTCGACCGTTCCATGATCACTCTCTCCGAAGACGGGATCGCGATCTTCGACGAAAAGCTCAAGCGTTTCCCGACCGTAGCCCAGGAGGTTTACGACGTGACGGGGGCGGGCGATACGGTGATCGCCTCCATCGCGTTTGCGCTGAGCTCGGGGCTCAGCATCGACGACGCGGCCCGTTTCGCGAACCTCGCTGCCGGGGTCGTCGTCGGCAAGATCGGTTCGGCGACGGTAACCCTGGATGAGATCGAAGAGTACGAGGCGATGCTGCACCAGAGCAGTTCCGATGCGCACATCAAGAGCTTCGAGGAGATCGACCGGATCGTCAACCGCTGCCGGGCCGGTGGCAAACGCATCGTCTTTACCAATGGCTGTTTCGACATTCTGCACGTCGGCCACGTCAAGTACCTTCAGGTCGCCAAGAGCTTCGGCGACATCCTGATCGTCGGGCTCAATGCCGACGCCTCCGTCCGTGCGCTCAAGGGCCCCTCACGCCCGGTCAATAGCGAAGACGACCGCGCCTATATCCTCGCCGCCCTCGAGTCGGTGGACTATGTCGTCAAATTCGGCGACGACACGCCTTACGAGCTGATCAAGATGCTCCGCCCCGACGTCCTCGTCAAGGGGGGGGACTATGAGGGTAAAGCCGTCGTCGGAACCGAATTTGCAGGCGAGCTGAAACTCGTCGATTTCGTTGAAGGCAAAAGTACGACGAAGACCATAGCAAGAATCCAGGAGGGAACAACATGCTGA
- the rfaD gene encoding ADP-glyceromanno-heptose 6-epimerase has translation MRYIDDDLKDKTILITGGAGFIGANLAFYFQENHPDAHVVVLDSFRSGETLSNGNLKSFGHFKNLIGFRGEVISGDINDKALLAKLEGDYDFDYIFHEAAISDTTALEQDLMIRTNLNAYKDLLDMAVRQGANMIYASSGATYGDAPSPQRVGVEAPQNVYGFSKLMMDHLSRDYMKREKIGIVGLRYFNVYGPREFFKNKTASMVVQFGHQLLSGKNPRLFEGSDKIVRDFIYIEDIIQANVLAMHPKENGIYNVGTGKARSFQSIVDTLQKELGTALPCEYIPNPFVGRYQFHTEADIGSTMRGLGYKPRYELEDGIKAYIPEIKRLFEEEVK, from the coding sequence ATGCGCTATATTGATGACGACCTGAAAGACAAGACGATTTTGATCACGGGAGGCGCGGGCTTTATCGGCGCGAACCTGGCTTTCTATTTTCAGGAGAATCACCCCGATGCCCATGTCGTCGTCCTCGACAGCTTCCGCAGCGGTGAGACGCTCAGCAACGGCAACCTTAAAAGCTTCGGTCACTTCAAGAACCTGATCGGCTTCCGCGGCGAGGTGATCAGCGGCGACATCAACGACAAGGCGCTGCTGGCCAAGCTGGAGGGAGATTACGATTTCGACTACATCTTCCACGAAGCGGCGATCTCCGACACGACGGCGCTGGAGCAGGACCTAATGATCCGCACCAACCTTAACGCCTATAAAGACCTCCTTGACATGGCGGTGCGCCAGGGGGCCAATATGATCTACGCCTCTTCAGGCGCGACCTACGGTGACGCCCCTTCGCCGCAGCGCGTCGGGGTCGAGGCGCCGCAGAACGTCTACGGCTTCTCCAAGCTGATGATGGACCATCTCAGCCGCGATTACATGAAACGCGAGAAGATCGGCATCGTCGGCCTGCGCTATTTCAATGTCTACGGCCCGCGGGAGTTCTTCAAGAACAAGACCGCCTCGATGGTCGTACAGTTCGGCCACCAGCTCCTCTCGGGCAAAAACCCGCGCCTCTTCGAAGGCTCGGACAAGATCGTGCGCGACTTCATCTACATCGAGGATATCATCCAGGCGAACGTCCTGGCGATGCACCCCAAAGAGAACGGCATCTACAACGTCGGGACCGGGAAGGCGCGCTCCTTCCAGTCCATCGTCGACACGCTCCAAAAAGAGCTGGGGACAGCGCTGCCGTGCGAGTACATCCCGAACCCCTTTGTCGGACGCTACCAGTTCCACACCGAGGCGGACATCGGCAGCACGATGCGGGGGCTGGGTTACAAGCCGCGCTATGAGCTCGAAGACGGGATCAAAGCCTACATTCCCGAGATCAAGCGCCTCTTTGAAGAAGAGGTCAAATGA
- a CDS encoding c-type cytochrome: protein MKKIALTLLVASVSLMAADGAALYKKCAACHGANGEKKALGKSQVIKGWDAATTEEALNGYKAGTRNIHGMGALMKGQVAPYSEADIKAVAAYIAGLK from the coding sequence ATGAAAAAAATCGCTCTGACTCTGCTTGTTGCTAGCGTATCTCTTATGGCGGCTGACGGTGCTGCTCTGTACAAAAAATGTGCTGCATGCCACGGTGCAAACGGCGAGAAAAAAGCCCTCGGCAAATCTCAAGTCATCAAAGGCTGGGATGCTGCTACGACTGAAGAAGCGCTCAACGGTTACAAAGCCGGTACACGCAACATCCACGGTATGGGTGCACTGATGAAAGGTCAGGTTGCTCCGTACTCTGAAGCAGACATCAAAGCTGTTGCAGCTTACATCGCTGGCCTGAAGTAA
- the mqnP gene encoding menaquinone biosynthesis prenyltransferase MqnP → MKRIVAKLHDFNELVMFQHSIFSLPFIFIAMIVAAGGWFGFSLLLLGILAAISARNFAMGVNRYADRDIDALNPRTQERPNADGRLDSTTILLFSVVNALVFIIVAYLINDLAFMLAIPVLAVLGSYSYFKRFSELAHVVLGISLGLAPLAGVVAVSESVPQWSVLLSLGVLFWVAGFDLLYSLQDIEFDKLHGLHSVPSVYGPKATLFISTLFHLNTVLFWWMFVWAAELGFFAWMAVAASTLMLGYEHYLVRKDFTKIDRAFFTVNGYLGIVFLVLIILDQWMR, encoded by the coding sequence GTGAAACGCATCGTCGCCAAACTGCATGATTTCAATGAGCTGGTGATGTTCCAGCACTCCATCTTCTCTCTTCCGTTCATCTTTATCGCGATGATCGTCGCCGCCGGGGGATGGTTCGGATTTTCGCTGCTGCTGCTGGGGATCCTTGCGGCGATATCGGCGCGCAACTTCGCCATGGGGGTCAACCGCTATGCCGACCGCGATATCGACGCGCTGAATCCGAGGACCCAGGAGCGCCCCAATGCCGACGGCCGTCTTGACAGCACGACGATCCTGCTTTTTTCCGTTGTCAACGCCCTCGTCTTTATCATTGTCGCCTACCTGATCAACGACCTGGCCTTTATGCTGGCGATTCCCGTCCTGGCGGTACTGGGAAGCTATTCGTATTTCAAGCGTTTCAGCGAGCTGGCCCATGTCGTGCTGGGCATTTCCCTGGGACTTGCGCCCCTGGCCGGGGTGGTTGCGGTGAGCGAAAGTGTGCCGCAGTGGTCGGTGCTGCTCTCCCTTGGCGTCCTTTTCTGGGTCGCCGGCTTTGATCTGCTCTATTCGCTGCAGGATATCGAATTCGACAAGCTTCACGGGTTGCACTCCGTGCCTTCCGTCTACGGCCCGAAAGCGACCCTCTTCATCTCGACCCTCTTTCACCTCAATACGGTGCTGTTCTGGTGGATGTTCGTCTGGGCGGCGGAGCTGGGCTTTTTTGCCTGGATGGCTGTGGCAGCAAGTACGCTGATGCTGGGGTATGAACACTACCTTGTCCGCAAGGACTTTACGAAGATCGATCGCGCCTTCTTTACCGTCAACGGCTACCTCGGGATCGTTTTCCTGGTGCTGATCATTCTGGACCAGTGGATGCGCTAG
- a CDS encoding alpha/beta hydrolase → MKLAGYAVAIVTLLALWGCEAMVFQPDSRLYTTPSDLNLSYREAHFDSKDGTRLSGWWLEPPSARLGTVIIVHGNAQNISAHFTGFDWLVRAGYEVFIFDYRGYGTSEGTPGLEGAVEDTEAALGYVLARRGGKVTVIGQSLGGALLFNALARRGTERIALAVFDSTFASLPQAGREALDRSVVGWPVQWSATLALTDRFDPIGIAPSLAVPKLYLAGSKDGIISPNHSWQLFDASARPRAFWLVTDAGHINAFAHPRVRQRFLSFLRRPLFDQDASAMLIFDTIKQKSE, encoded by the coding sequence ATGAAACTGGCGGGCTATGCGGTTGCGATCGTGACGCTGTTGGCGTTATGGGGGTGCGAAGCGATGGTGTTCCAGCCCGATTCGCGGCTCTACACGACGCCCTCGGATCTCAACCTCAGTTACCGGGAAGCGCACTTCGATTCGAAAGACGGTACGCGGCTGTCGGGCTGGTGGCTCGAACCGCCATCCGCACGGCTGGGAACGGTGATCATTGTGCACGGAAACGCGCAGAACATCTCGGCGCACTTTACCGGGTTTGACTGGCTGGTACGGGCGGGGTACGAGGTATTTATCTTCGATTACCGGGGGTACGGCACCTCGGAGGGCACCCCGGGGCTGGAGGGGGCGGTGGAGGACACCGAAGCCGCCCTGGGATACGTGCTGGCCCGGCGCGGGGGAAAGGTGACCGTCATCGGGCAGTCGCTGGGGGGTGCGCTGCTGTTTAATGCCCTGGCGCGGCGGGGGACGGAGCGGATTGCGCTGGCCGTCTTCGACAGTACCTTCGCTTCGCTGCCCCAGGCGGGCAGGGAGGCACTTGACCGCTCCGTCGTGGGGTGGCCGGTGCAGTGGAGCGCGACGCTGGCCCTGACGGACCGCTTTGATCCCATCGGGATCGCCCCGTCGCTGGCGGTGCCGAAGCTCTACCTTGCCGGCTCCAAAGACGGCATCATCTCCCCCAACCACAGCTGGCAGCTCTTTGATGCGTCGGCGCGGCCGCGCGCCTTCTGGCTCGTGACGGATGCCGGGCATATCAACGCCTTCGCCCATCCCCGGGTCCGGCAGCGCTTTTTGTCGTTTCTGCGCAGGCCTCTCTTTGACCAGGATGCCTCGGCTATGCTGATTTTTGATACAATTAAACAAAAAAGTGAGTAG
- the miaA gene encoding tRNA (adenosine(37)-N6)-dimethylallyltransferase MiaA, which translates to MKTIALIGPTASGKSDLALQAAAVTGARILSLDSLSIYKGIDIASAKPTIEERGEIIHYGIDVLTPDRPFDVTTFVDLYRQSRRDCEAAGVPLIIVGGTSFYLKVLFEGISETPVTDEITRQKVAAMLQDQAKAYALLQSVDPAYMAGIDANDRYRTEKMLTIYLQTGTAPSAWFAAHPPEPILTDVPLFAIDVPRDLLRERITLRTHKMIASGLIDEVARLEQQYGRVPNPMKAIGIIEVLAFLDGKVSKEEMTQQIITHTAQLAKRQQTFNRNQFASQTLLPYEALLEPIISALSD; encoded by the coding sequence ATGAAAACGATCGCCCTCATCGGACCCACGGCCTCGGGCAAGAGCGACCTCGCCCTGCAAGCCGCCGCCGTCACGGGTGCACGTATCCTCTCCCTTGATTCCCTCAGCATCTACAAAGGGATCGACATCGCCTCCGCCAAGCCCACCATTGAAGAGCGCGGGGAGATCATCCACTACGGCATCGACGTCCTGACGCCGGACCGGCCCTTCGACGTCACGACCTTCGTCGACCTCTACCGGCAATCCCGCCGCGACTGCGAAGCCGCCGGTGTGCCGCTGATCATCGTCGGCGGCACCTCCTTTTATCTCAAGGTGCTTTTCGAAGGGATCTCCGAAACCCCCGTCACCGATGAAATAACGCGGCAAAAGGTCGCGGCAATGCTGCAGGACCAGGCGAAGGCGTACGCCCTTCTTCAGAGCGTCGACCCCGCTTATATGGCCGGGATCGACGCCAACGACCGCTACCGCACCGAAAAGATGCTGACGATCTACCTGCAGACGGGCACTGCCCCCTCGGCATGGTTTGCGGCCCACCCCCCCGAACCGATCCTGACCGATGTCCCCCTCTTCGCAATCGACGTCCCCCGCGACCTGCTGCGCGAGCGTATCACCCTGCGCACCCACAAGATGATCGCCTCCGGGCTCATCGATGAAGTCGCCCGTCTCGAGCAGCAGTACGGGCGTGTACCCAACCCCATGAAGGCGATCGGCATCATCGAAGTGCTGGCGTTCCTTGACGGGAAAGTCTCCAAAGAGGAGATGACACAACAGATCATTACCCACACGGCGCAGCTTGCCAAACGGCAACAAACCTTTAACCGCAACCAGTTTGCCTCACAAACCCTGCTGCCCTACGAAGCACTGCTGGAGCCCATAATTTCCGCTCTTTCCGATTAA
- a CDS encoding diguanylate cyclase → MKGKIALLAGGWILVVLFSWTWEFYHNKNLEEDAMLKSGRAFFQQIVLTREWNARHGGVYVFADESTPPNPHLKNVRRDIPLPDGQLLTLVNPAYMTRQLSELAEKYDGLQIHITSLRPIRPENAPKAWERTVLESFYHGAKEYGAFFDGGYRYMAPLYTEKSCLKCHASQGYKVGDIRGAVSVTIPHITAPQLPLGGGHLLIALSGLGIILLVGWRLRRAYQTVKEQSMIDPLTGIANRRHFMKRLKEEYQRSLREQHPVALIMADIDSFKAYNDTYGHIEGDQCLLSVAHTMQEALKRPGDCIARYGGEEFIIMLPNTPLANAAHFAEELRRHIEALKIRHESSAGGDVVTASFGIAETEPGDPDYEAVIRRADAALYAAKAAGRNRVNAVV, encoded by the coding sequence ATGAAAGGTAAAATCGCCTTACTCGCAGGCGGCTGGATATTAGTTGTCCTTTTCTCATGGACATGGGAGTTTTACCATAACAAAAACCTTGAGGAGGACGCCATGCTCAAAAGCGGGCGGGCCTTCTTCCAGCAGATTGTACTGACCCGCGAGTGGAATGCACGCCACGGCGGGGTCTACGTATTCGCCGACGAATCAACACCGCCTAACCCCCACCTCAAGAATGTGCGGCGGGACATCCCTCTGCCGGATGGGCAGCTGCTGACCCTCGTCAACCCAGCCTATATGACCCGCCAGCTCTCCGAACTGGCGGAAAAGTACGACGGCCTGCAGATCCATATCACCAGCCTACGTCCGATCCGTCCCGAGAATGCACCGAAAGCCTGGGAGCGCACGGTACTTGAATCCTTTTACCACGGTGCAAAGGAGTACGGCGCCTTTTTCGACGGCGGGTACCGTTACATGGCACCGCTCTATACGGAGAAAAGCTGCCTGAAATGTCACGCCTCCCAAGGCTACAAGGTCGGTGATATCCGCGGTGCTGTCAGCGTCACCATCCCCCATATTACCGCCCCGCAGCTTCCGCTGGGCGGAGGCCATCTTCTCATCGCCCTAAGCGGGTTAGGGATTATCCTGCTGGTCGGCTGGCGCCTGCGACGCGCCTACCAGACCGTCAAAGAACAGAGTATGATCGATCCGCTCACCGGCATCGCCAACCGCCGCCACTTCATGAAGCGTCTGAAAGAGGAGTACCAACGCTCACTGCGCGAACAGCATCCTGTCGCGCTGATCATGGCGGATATCGACTCGTTCAAAGCCTACAACGACACCTACGGCCATATCGAGGGGGACCAGTGCCTACTGAGCGTGGCCCATACAATGCAAGAGGCCCTCAAACGCCCCGGCGACTGCATCGCCAGATACGGGGGCGAAGAGTTCATCATCATGCTTCCCAATACCCCTCTTGCCAACGCCGCGCATTTTGCGGAGGAGCTGCGCCGTCATATCGAAGCGCTGAAAATTCGCCATGAAAGCTCCGCCGGCGGAGACGTCGTGACCGCCAGTTTCGGGATCGCCGAAACAGAACCCGGCGACCCCGACTATGAAGCCGTTATCCGGCGGGCCGACGCCGCGCTATACGCGGCAAAAGCGGCGGGACGGAACCGCGTCAACGCTGTCGTCTGA
- a CDS encoding DedA family protein — MLEALVMTYGYAMIAAGTFLEGETVLVIGGYLAHAGYLELPWVIASAFAGSFVGDQLYFFIGRSRGTALLEKRPRWKEKSERIRALLHRRQNALIVGFRFLYGLRTVTPFLLGASGIAPGKFMLLNAAGAVLWAVAVALAGYLLGHTMTLFFAEAHRYALYGALGIALAAMAVWGWRSVRRQR; from the coding sequence ATGCTTGAAGCGCTGGTGATGACGTACGGCTATGCAATGATCGCCGCGGGCACCTTCCTGGAAGGGGAGACGGTCCTTGTGATCGGCGGCTACCTTGCCCACGCAGGCTACCTGGAACTTCCTTGGGTGATCGCTTCGGCGTTTGCCGGCAGTTTTGTCGGGGACCAGCTCTACTTTTTCATCGGGCGCAGCCGGGGGACGGCACTGCTGGAGAAACGCCCGCGCTGGAAGGAAAAGTCCGAACGGATACGCGCGCTGCTGCATCGCCGACAGAACGCGCTGATCGTCGGCTTCCGTTTCCTCTACGGCTTACGGACGGTCACCCCCTTTCTGCTCGGAGCAAGCGGGATCGCCCCGGGGAAGTTTATGCTGCTCAATGCCGCCGGTGCGGTGCTCTGGGCCGTTGCTGTTGCGCTGGCGGGTTACCTGCTGGGGCACACCATGACGCTCTTTTTCGCCGAGGCGCACCGTTATGCCCTTTACGGTGCCCTTGGGATCGCCCTCGCCGCGATGGCGGTCTGGGGATGGCGCAGCGTCAGACGACAGCGTTGA